In Bythopirellula goksoeyrii, a single window of DNA contains:
- the nifJ gene encoding pyruvate:ferredoxin (flavodoxin) oxidoreductase: MNNHRFTTVDGNEAAALVAHATNEVIAIYPITPASPMGEYCDTWSSLGRHNIYGTVPEVIEMQSEAGAAGAVHGALQAGALSTTFTASQGLLLMIPNMFKIAGELTPTVFHVSARTVATHALSIFGDHSDVMAVRSTGWAMLAGNSVQEAHDFALISQSATFQSRVPFLHFFDGFRTSHEVNKIERISEAHIKEMQHEESVQAHRDRAMDPDRPVLRGSAQNPDVFFQAREACNPFYLDVPGIVQKTMDRFAQLTGRQYHLFDYVGAEDADRVIVMMGSGAGSVEEAVQSLSQKGEKVGLLKVRLYRPFDREAFLAALPKTVKCLAVLDRTKEPGALGEPLYQDVLTAYFETQGSKNSELPLIVGGRYGLSSKEFTPAMVVSIYEELTKDSPKQHFTVGIRDDVTHLSLPWDPESSKEADDVKRAVFYGLGSDGTVGASKNSVKIIGENTPLYAQGYFVYDSKKAGSVTVSHLRFSPRPINSTYLIDQANFVACHQFNFLEKMDVLQVAGPKSVFLLNSPYGPKEVWKKLPQNIRRQIVDKQLRLHVVDALKVASETGMGGRINTIMQTCFFALSEILPRDQAIEQIKKAIRKTYGRRGEQVLERNFAAVDATLAALHEVQVPEIKGTDIPLEPALDVSIDATFVERITTALIAGRGELLPVSALPVDGTFPTGTAKLEKRSIAAEIPIWDPSICIDCGLCSLVCPHAAIRMKVFPQDAVASAPNGYLSKSWRDKENPDNLMTIQVAPDDCTGCGVCVDVCPAKSKEVARHKAINMEPKDDHLQKERANFDFFLDIEQSDRTQLKIDSVKGSQLLEPLFEFSGACAGCGETPYLKLMSQMFGDRTLIGNATGCSSIYGGNLPTTPWSTNPQGRGPTWNNSLFEDNAEFGLGLRLAIDAKYEYAQSLLAACAGYLDLELAESLRECCSTSEQELELQRSRVATLRKQLANHDASAARALSAIADVFVPRSVWIVGGDGWAYDIGFGGLDHVLTTGRDVNILVLDTGVYSNTGGQASKSTPRAAVAKFASGGKQSRRKDLGMLAVSYGNVYVAQIAMGANPAQTIRAFAEAESYPGPSLILAYSHCIAHGINMATSMTHQKDAVQSAFWPLYRYDPREARENGQPFHLDSRAPRMTFRDFAMQEARFGMLARSNPEEADRLFKLTQQDINDQWHYYEQMAGIQRTMSE; the protein is encoded by the coding sequence GTGAACAACCACCGATTTACTACCGTTGACGGAAACGAAGCTGCTGCTTTGGTTGCCCACGCGACGAATGAAGTCATCGCCATCTATCCAATAACACCTGCTTCCCCGATGGGTGAGTATTGCGATACCTGGTCTTCTCTAGGGCGACACAACATCTACGGTACTGTGCCAGAAGTGATCGAGATGCAGAGCGAGGCAGGTGCAGCGGGAGCAGTCCATGGTGCCCTGCAGGCGGGAGCATTGAGCACTACCTTTACCGCCTCGCAAGGTTTGCTGCTCATGATTCCCAATATGTTCAAGATCGCTGGCGAACTTACTCCCACTGTCTTCCACGTCTCGGCCCGCACTGTGGCAACTCATGCTCTCTCGATCTTTGGCGATCACAGTGATGTAATGGCGGTACGGAGCACGGGCTGGGCGATGCTGGCGGGGAACTCGGTCCAGGAAGCCCATGACTTTGCCCTGATCTCTCAGTCAGCAACTTTTCAATCCCGCGTACCGTTCTTGCACTTCTTTGATGGTTTTCGAACGTCTCACGAGGTGAACAAGATCGAACGAATCTCTGAAGCGCACATTAAAGAGATGCAACACGAAGAATCTGTTCAAGCCCATCGCGATCGAGCGATGGATCCAGATCGACCCGTGTTGCGAGGTTCCGCCCAGAATCCTGATGTCTTCTTCCAAGCTCGCGAGGCATGTAATCCCTTCTATCTGGACGTTCCAGGTATTGTTCAGAAGACAATGGACCGATTCGCCCAACTTACGGGTCGTCAATATCACCTTTTTGATTACGTCGGAGCGGAGGATGCTGACCGGGTGATTGTGATGATGGGTTCCGGAGCCGGATCTGTCGAAGAGGCCGTGCAAAGTTTGTCGCAAAAAGGCGAGAAGGTCGGCTTGCTCAAAGTGCGACTCTACCGCCCCTTCGACAGAGAGGCCTTCCTGGCTGCCTTGCCGAAGACGGTAAAGTGCCTAGCCGTCCTGGATCGCACGAAGGAACCTGGCGCTCTGGGTGAGCCCTTGTACCAGGATGTCTTGACGGCGTACTTCGAAACCCAGGGATCAAAGAATTCTGAATTGCCTCTCATTGTCGGAGGTCGCTACGGACTTTCATCCAAGGAATTTACTCCGGCAATGGTTGTAAGCATCTATGAAGAATTGACCAAAGATTCACCGAAACAACATTTCACCGTTGGAATTCGAGACGATGTCACCCATCTTAGCCTCCCCTGGGATCCCGAGTCGTCTAAAGAAGCTGACGATGTGAAGCGGGCCGTGTTCTATGGCTTAGGTAGCGACGGAACGGTCGGGGCCAGCAAGAACTCCGTAAAAATCATCGGCGAAAACACACCATTGTATGCTCAGGGTTACTTTGTCTATGACTCGAAAAAGGCTGGTTCCGTCACCGTGTCGCACTTGCGTTTCAGCCCTCGACCGATCAATTCGACCTATTTGATTGACCAAGCGAACTTCGTTGCCTGTCATCAATTCAATTTTCTAGAAAAGATGGATGTCCTCCAGGTTGCTGGACCAAAATCGGTATTTCTCTTGAATAGTCCTTATGGCCCAAAAGAAGTGTGGAAGAAACTTCCTCAGAACATTCGGCGACAGATTGTTGACAAACAACTGAGATTGCATGTCGTAGACGCCCTCAAAGTTGCTTCCGAAACTGGGATGGGAGGGCGAATCAACACCATCATGCAGACGTGCTTCTTTGCTTTATCAGAAATATTGCCACGTGATCAAGCCATTGAACAGATCAAGAAAGCCATTCGCAAGACGTATGGTAGGCGAGGCGAACAAGTGCTCGAGCGGAACTTTGCCGCCGTCGATGCAACCTTAGCAGCTCTTCATGAAGTGCAAGTCCCCGAGATAAAGGGCACAGATATTCCCCTTGAGCCCGCGCTAGATGTCAGTATTGATGCCACTTTTGTAGAGAGAATCACGACGGCCCTCATTGCTGGCAGAGGTGAACTCTTGCCTGTGAGCGCACTCCCGGTCGATGGAACTTTCCCCACAGGCACGGCTAAGCTCGAAAAACGCAGCATCGCTGCCGAAATCCCTATCTGGGATCCCTCGATATGCATTGATTGCGGTCTTTGCTCGCTAGTATGCCCGCATGCTGCCATCCGCATGAAGGTCTTTCCCCAGGACGCGGTTGCCTCTGCCCCGAATGGGTATCTATCGAAATCGTGGCGCGATAAAGAAAACCCTGATAATCTGATGACGATCCAGGTTGCTCCGGACGACTGCACGGGGTGCGGAGTCTGTGTCGATGTCTGTCCTGCCAAGAGCAAAGAGGTGGCCCGCCACAAAGCCATTAATATGGAACCCAAGGACGATCATTTGCAGAAAGAGCGGGCAAATTTCGATTTCTTCCTTGATATCGAACAGTCCGATCGTACGCAACTGAAGATTGACTCTGTCAAAGGATCGCAATTGCTCGAGCCGCTTTTTGAATTCTCCGGTGCCTGTGCAGGTTGCGGGGAGACTCCCTACCTCAAACTGATGAGCCAGATGTTTGGAGATCGTACGTTGATTGGTAACGCGACGGGCTGCTCGTCCATCTATGGAGGCAACCTACCGACAACGCCCTGGTCCACCAATCCACAAGGCCGGGGGCCGACTTGGAACAACTCGCTCTTTGAAGACAACGCCGAGTTTGGGCTCGGGTTGCGATTGGCAATCGATGCGAAGTATGAATATGCCCAATCACTGTTGGCAGCATGTGCCGGATACCTAGATCTGGAATTAGCCGAAAGTTTGCGCGAATGCTGTTCCACCAGCGAGCAGGAGCTGGAACTTCAAAGATCGCGGGTCGCGACATTGCGTAAGCAGCTTGCCAATCATGACGCATCTGCAGCACGAGCTCTTTCAGCGATTGCTGACGTATTCGTACCACGCAGCGTGTGGATTGTGGGTGGCGATGGCTGGGCTTATGACATTGGTTTTGGAGGACTCGACCATGTTCTCACCACTGGCCGAGATGTAAATATCCTGGTACTCGATACGGGCGTCTACTCCAACACAGGAGGCCAGGCTTCCAAATCAACCCCTCGAGCCGCAGTGGCAAAATTTGCTTCAGGTGGAAAGCAGTCTCGCCGAAAAGACCTCGGTATGCTTGCTGTTTCGTATGGGAACGTATATGTCGCCCAAATCGCCATGGGAGCGAATCCAGCTCAGACGATTCGTGCCTTTGCCGAGGCAGAATCTTATCCTGGCCCCTCGCTAATCTTGGCATACAGCCATTGCATCGCCCATGGCATCAATATGGCCACTTCGATGACTCATCAGAAGGACGCGGTGCAATCCGCCTTTTGGCCCTTGTACCGCTATGATCCTCGAGAAGCTCGCGAGAACGGGCAACCATTCCATCTCGATAGCCGAGCCCCCCGTATGACATTCCGCGACTTTGCGATGCAAGAAGCACGTTTTGGGATGCTCGCACGGTCCAACCCCGAGGAAGCAGACCGCCTGTTTAAGCTGACCCAACAGGACATCAACGATCAATGGCACTACTACGAACAAATGGCTGGCATCCAACGCACAATGTCGGAGTAA